One part of the Leclercia sp. LSNIH1 genome encodes these proteins:
- a CDS encoding replication initiator protein A, which produces MPQREQLDLFRALPGDMAPRDSQDLMAFPFFSLAKSRRTAPIDFRSGNVTIRVEGTQEHGIATIWDADVLIWAASQIVEARDAGLRPSRWIRATPYEILRFIGRGTSLNDYQRLKAALDRLQSTTVATSIRETTGRRLHRFSWINEWKELADASGTPLGIELILPDWFYAGVLDAALVLTIDPAYFRLKGGIERWLYRLVRKHGGRQEHGWQFDFRHLYRKSGSAARFSDFAYDVRALVARQSLPGYVLGIERMPDDNTELLTFRPVPHAARG; this is translated from the coding sequence TTGCCGCAGCGCGAACAGCTCGATCTGTTCCGAGCGCTGCCGGGCGACATGGCGCCACGCGATTCCCAGGACTTGATGGCCTTTCCGTTCTTCTCGCTTGCCAAGTCGCGGCGCACGGCGCCGATCGACTTCCGCAGCGGGAACGTCACCATTCGCGTGGAAGGCACGCAGGAGCACGGCATCGCAACGATATGGGATGCCGACGTGCTGATATGGGCCGCCTCGCAGATCGTGGAGGCGCGCGACGCGGGCCTGCGCCCGTCGCGCTGGATACGCGCCACGCCTTACGAGATTTTGCGCTTCATCGGGCGCGGCACGTCCCTCAACGACTACCAGCGCCTGAAGGCCGCCCTCGACCGGCTGCAATCGACCACGGTGGCCACGTCCATCCGCGAAACCACGGGAAGGCGCTTGCATCGCTTCTCGTGGATCAACGAGTGGAAGGAACTCGCCGACGCCAGCGGCACCCCGCTGGGCATCGAGCTGATCTTGCCGGACTGGTTCTATGCCGGCGTGCTCGACGCCGCCCTGGTGCTGACCATCGACCCGGCCTATTTCCGCTTGAAAGGCGGTATCGAACGCTGGCTGTACCGCCTGGTGCGCAAGCATGGCGGGCGGCAGGAGCACGGCTGGCAATTCGACTTCCGACACCTGTACCGCAAATCCGGCAGCGCGGCCCGCTTCTCGGACTTCGCCTACGACGTGCGCGCCCTGGTGGCGCGGCAGTCGTTGCCCGGCTACGTCCTCGGCATCGAGCGGATGCCGGACGACAACACCGAGCTGCTGACCTTCCGGCCCGTGCCGCACGCGGCACGGGGATAA
- the parA gene encoding ParA family partition ATPase yields the protein MIFAFLNQKGGVGKTTLATHIAGELAMRGLHVILLDADPQGSSLDWTQRRSQQGLPRLFSAVGLARETLHQEAPELARRADHIIIDGPPRIAALARSALLAAERVLIPVQPSPYDVWASAEMVALIREAQVFRPALRAAFVINRRVSTTIIGREARQSLAEQPLPALRSEIHQRIVFADSVAAGRLARETAPDSAAAREIAALTDELLRWPT from the coding sequence ATGATCTTCGCGTTTCTCAACCAGAAAGGCGGCGTCGGCAAGACCACGCTCGCCACGCACATCGCCGGCGAACTGGCGATGCGCGGCCTGCATGTCATCCTGCTGGATGCCGACCCGCAGGGGTCATCGCTCGACTGGACGCAGCGGCGTAGCCAGCAGGGCCTGCCCCGTCTGTTCAGCGCCGTGGGCCTTGCCCGCGAAACGCTGCATCAGGAAGCGCCAGAACTCGCCAGGCGGGCCGATCACATCATCATCGACGGCCCGCCGCGCATCGCCGCCCTCGCGCGCTCCGCGCTGCTGGCGGCCGAGCGCGTGCTGATCCCCGTGCAGCCCAGCCCCTACGACGTATGGGCTTCTGCCGAGATGGTCGCACTGATCCGCGAAGCACAGGTGTTCCGGCCAGCGCTACGCGCGGCCTTCGTCATCAACCGGCGCGTCAGCACCACCATCATCGGCAGGGAGGCACGGCAATCGCTGGCCGAACAGCCGCTGCCCGCGCTGCGCTCGGAGATCCACCAGCGCATCGTCTTTGCCGACAGCGTAGCCGCTGGCCGGCTCGCCCGCGAAACCGCGCCCGACAGCGCCGCTGCCCGCGAGATCGCCGCGCTCACCGACGAACTGCTGCGGTGGCCGACATGA
- a CDS encoding DUF2840 domain-containing protein: MNASASTAHTPKASAPTAAPPPAPSTLAGQAGNVPLTRVALTYIEPRFKLYLRFGEPARTLQLDRWRRCAVFLPNAVLCRIRWQANDYGTIRWQLMVMQTATPLDAVQRIPGVQPGARLLLHAEGDANVRAVLERIDDIEALGIAAADTSPAYWRTLANRLAARSALPTYTTERHAAWLAGRALP, from the coding sequence GTGAACGCATCCGCTTCGACCGCCCACACCCCCAAAGCAAGTGCGCCCACGGCTGCACCGCCGCCGGCGCCTTCGACACTCGCCGGCCAGGCCGGCAACGTGCCGCTGACGCGCGTGGCGCTGACCTACATCGAACCCCGCTTCAAGCTCTACCTGCGCTTCGGCGAACCGGCGCGCACGCTCCAGCTCGACCGCTGGCGGCGCTGCGCCGTGTTCCTGCCGAACGCGGTTCTGTGCCGCATCCGTTGGCAGGCCAACGACTACGGCACGATCCGCTGGCAGCTCATGGTGATGCAGACCGCCACGCCGCTGGACGCCGTGCAACGCATCCCCGGCGTGCAGCCGGGCGCGCGTCTGCTGTTGCACGCCGAAGGCGATGCCAACGTTCGCGCCGTGCTGGAACGCATCGACGACATCGAGGCGCTGGGCATCGCAGCCGCAGACACATCGCCCGCGTACTGGCGCACGCTCGCGAACCGGCTCGCAGCGCGCTCGGCGTTACCCACATACACCACAGAACGGCACGCCGCCTGGCTGGCAGGGAGGGCATTGCCATGA
- a CDS encoding S26 family signal peptidase, with protein MTTISTTGPVPHPRSRLRTRLVLAGFATVGLAALAWAAFVQPLPRMAYNPSDSVAVGWYRIEPFDPRTASRPRPLSVDSIVLVPLPDRAAMLAAQRSYLPTRVPLLKRVGAVAPQHVCIVAGQVRIDGVPVAAALPADRQGRPLPSLQLCRRLEPGELFLLSVTNPASFDSRYFGPVSASTAIGVAHPIWLETRP; from the coding sequence ATGACCACGATTTCCACGACCGGCCCCGTGCCGCATCCTCGCTCGCGCCTGCGCACTCGCCTCGTGCTGGCAGGCTTCGCCACCGTCGGCCTCGCTGCGCTGGCCTGGGCTGCGTTCGTGCAGCCCCTGCCGCGAATGGCCTACAACCCGTCCGACAGCGTGGCGGTCGGTTGGTATCGCATCGAACCGTTCGACCCGCGCACCGCCTCGCGGCCACGTCCGCTGTCCGTGGACAGCATCGTGCTGGTGCCGCTGCCCGACAGGGCCGCCATGCTGGCTGCGCAGCGCAGTTACCTACCGACCCGCGTTCCGCTGCTCAAACGTGTGGGCGCAGTCGCGCCACAACACGTCTGCATCGTCGCCGGCCAGGTTCGCATCGACGGCGTGCCGGTGGCCGCCGCCCTGCCTGCCGACCGGCAGGGCCGACCGCTGCCATCCTTGCAGCTTTGCCGCCGTCTCGAACCGGGCGAACTGTTCCTCTTGAGCGTGACCAACCCAGCGTCGTTCGACAGCCGCTATTTCGGGCCGGTCAGTGCATCCACCGCGATCGGCGTTGCGCATCCGATCTGGCTGGAGACACGTCCATGA
- a CDS encoding relaxase/mobilization nuclease and DUF3363 domain-containing protein — protein sequence MTDRRDDDFRVRPGAPKNRGKGQGQSFVSKVLKRAGKASGGKSAVRRPVAGGSGQHAGQRPGSRLGRGHTAARFAGAKLTPMSRRVTVKTLLVNQRNASPQSLAKHLRYIERDGAGRDGEPGRAYGPQTDHADLDAFKERCQDDRHHFRFIVSPEDGAELDDLRTYTRHLMNRMEADLGTRLDWVAVDHWNTDNPHTHLIVRGRDDTGRDLVIAGDYIAHGFRHRAAELATEWLGPRTELEIQQTWQREVKQERWTSLDRTLQREVGEDDRVRIERFNEPTLQRQRLLLIGRLQRLQRLGLADEVQPSTWAIHADAEKTLRALGERGDIIRTMQRAMSGQPRELAVFEPADDGRTLVGRVAAKGLADELHDRGYLVIDGVDGKAHYVALNARDELASYPTGAVVEVRGSAEVRAADKNIAALASDGLYRTDHHLAIEQGRAKPGRDPQEVVAAHVRRLEALRRAGIVERVAEGLWKVPDDLSERGRQYDAQRLGGVAVDLKSHLPIERQARVIGATWLDQQLIGGGRGLGDLGFGGDAKQALQQRADFLEEQGLAQRRGQRVILSRNLLETLRNRELAQAAQHIAADSGLEHRHVTDGQRVAGIYRRSVILASGRYALLDDGMGFSLVPWRPIIEPRLGQQIAATVRGGGVSWEVGRQRGPGIG from the coding sequence ATGACCGACCGCCGCGACGACGATTTCCGGGTGCGCCCTGGCGCGCCGAAGAACCGAGGCAAAGGCCAGGGCCAGAGCTTCGTTTCCAAGGTGCTCAAGCGGGCTGGCAAAGCCAGCGGCGGCAAGTCGGCGGTGCGCCGTCCTGTCGCTGGCGGGAGCGGCCAGCACGCGGGCCAGCGGCCCGGCTCACGGCTTGGGCGCGGCCATACGGCAGCGCGCTTCGCAGGTGCAAAGCTGACACCCATGTCACGGCGCGTGACCGTCAAGACGCTGCTGGTCAACCAGCGCAACGCCAGCCCGCAGTCGCTCGCCAAGCACCTGCGCTACATCGAGCGCGACGGTGCCGGCCGGGACGGCGAGCCGGGCCGTGCCTACGGGCCGCAGACCGACCATGCCGACCTCGATGCCTTCAAGGAACGCTGCCAGGACGACCGACACCATTTCCGTTTCATTGTTTCCCCGGAAGACGGAGCCGAGCTGGACGACCTGCGCACCTACACCCGGCACCTGATGAACCGCATGGAGGCCGACCTGGGAACGCGGCTGGATTGGGTGGCGGTCGATCACTGGAACACCGACAACCCGCACACGCACCTGATCGTGCGCGGACGCGACGATACCGGCAGAGACCTCGTCATCGCGGGCGACTACATCGCCCACGGCTTCCGCCATCGCGCCGCCGAGCTGGCGACGGAATGGCTGGGGCCGCGCACCGAACTGGAGATCCAGCAGACCTGGCAGCGCGAGGTGAAGCAAGAGCGGTGGACGAGCCTCGACCGCACGTTGCAGCGCGAGGTCGGCGAGGATGACCGGGTGCGGATCGAACGCTTCAACGAACCGACGTTGCAACGCCAGCGCCTGCTACTGATCGGCCGGCTGCAACGCTTGCAGCGGCTCGGCCTGGCCGACGAGGTGCAGCCCAGCACCTGGGCCATCCATGCCGACGCTGAGAAGACCCTGCGTGCCCTGGGCGAGCGTGGCGACATCATCCGCACCATGCAGCGCGCCATGAGCGGCCAGCCGCGCGAGCTGGCGGTATTCGAGCCGGCCGACGACGGCCGTACCCTCGTCGGCCGCGTGGCCGCCAAGGGGCTGGCCGACGAGCTGCACGACCGCGGCTATCTGGTCATCGACGGCGTGGACGGCAAGGCCCACTACGTCGCTTTGAACGCCCGCGACGAACTGGCGAGCTACCCCACCGGCGCGGTGGTGGAGGTGCGTGGTTCCGCCGAGGTACGGGCGGCGGACAAGAACATCGCCGCACTGGCGAGCGATGGCCTGTACCGTACCGATCATCACCTGGCGATCGAGCAAGGCCGAGCCAAGCCCGGCCGCGACCCGCAGGAAGTCGTCGCGGCCCACGTCCGACGGCTGGAAGCCCTGCGCCGGGCCGGCATCGTGGAGCGCGTGGCGGAAGGGCTATGGAAAGTGCCGGACGACCTATCCGAGCGTGGGCGCCAGTACGATGCGCAGCGACTGGGCGGCGTGGCCGTGGACCTGAAATCTCACCTGCCGATCGAGCGGCAGGCCCGCGTGATCGGCGCCACCTGGCTCGACCAGCAACTGATCGGCGGCGGCCGGGGATTGGGCGACCTGGGCTTTGGTGGCGATGCCAAGCAAGCCTTGCAGCAGCGCGCCGACTTCCTCGAAGAACAGGGGCTGGCCCAGCGGCGTGGGCAGCGGGTGATTCTCTCCCGGAATCTGCTGGAAACGCTGCGCAATCGGGAGCTGGCGCAGGCCGCCCAGCACATTGCCGCCGATAGTGGGTTGGAGCATCGGCACGTCACAGACGGGCAGCGCGTAGCCGGCATCTACCGGCGCTCGGTCATTCTCGCCAGCGGTCGCTATGCGCTGCTCGATGACGGCATGGGGTTCAGTCTGGTGCCTTGGCGGCCGATAATCGAGCCACGACTGGGGCAGCAGATCGCCGCGACTGTACGCGGCGGCGGTGTGTCATGGGAGGTTGGACGGCAACGAGGTCCTGGGATTGGATAG
- a CDS encoding ABC-type transport auxiliary lipoprotein family protein, translated as MVTYKLPDYHIAQAESTPRAVPGPGALRVYAPESSRVLDSERLFIAQPDGRLSAWQGVRWADPAPVLLRDRIVEAFMRDGRSTSVITDSTPMSADMELRSTLRAFQLEYRGTEAIAAVRVRLDVQLVDPAKRTAIASRRFEAIQATGSKREADVVSAFGVATDVLAGQIVEWAVQVGAARLRVAPESASNHAPTASAISTD; from the coding sequence ATGGTCACCTACAAACTGCCCGACTATCACATCGCCCAGGCGGAGAGTACGCCACGCGCCGTTCCTGGACCTGGGGCGCTGCGCGTCTACGCCCCTGAGAGTAGTCGCGTCCTGGATTCGGAGCGGCTTTTCATTGCGCAGCCCGATGGTCGCTTGTCGGCTTGGCAAGGAGTGCGTTGGGCCGACCCCGCACCGGTGCTGCTACGCGACCGAATCGTCGAAGCCTTCATGCGCGATGGGCGGTCGACTTCGGTGATTACCGATAGCACGCCAATGAGCGCCGATATGGAGTTGCGCAGTACGCTACGGGCGTTCCAGCTCGAATACCGCGGCACTGAAGCGATCGCCGCGGTTCGGGTTCGGCTCGATGTGCAACTGGTCGATCCGGCCAAACGGACTGCTATTGCCAGTAGACGCTTCGAAGCAATCCAAGCTACAGGCAGCAAGCGAGAGGCAGATGTGGTGAGCGCGTTCGGTGTCGCGACGGACGTGTTGGCCGGGCAGATCGTTGAATGGGCAGTTCAGGTCGGGGCAGCGCGTTTGCGAGTTGCACCGGAATCGGCAAGCAACCATGCACCCACAGCGTCGGCGATAAGCACAGACTAG
- a CDS encoding MlaD family protein, with protein MEPRAHHVFIGLFVVLLGAIGIGFALWLSDTRSDHDYQYYRIMFDEPVTGLTPGSQVQYSGITIGEVVALSLSPPDPRRAIARVRINATIPVRQDTRAELVITGITGNAVIELSDGGPNVPLLDRKEDEEPLILAPRSAMASLVSGEGNSMTTLNGILLRTQELLSKENLALVHRSLVNLEQTTGAVADQRAEIATLISNLTEASRESTAAVRQANSTLRDANLLLNNDGKQIMVNTRDATASLERAAFRVETLLQNNQESLNQGMAATGPAMHELQQALANLNTVLRRLDRNPAQYLLGGENIEETKP; from the coding sequence ATGGAGCCACGTGCCCATCATGTATTCATTGGTCTGTTCGTCGTGCTGCTCGGTGCGATTGGTATCGGCTTCGCGCTCTGGCTCAGCGACACACGTTCCGACCACGATTACCAGTATTACCGGATCATGTTCGATGAGCCAGTGACCGGGCTTACGCCCGGCAGCCAGGTTCAGTACAGCGGAATCACGATTGGCGAAGTCGTTGCACTTTCTCTTTCGCCGCCTGACCCAAGGCGGGCGATAGCGCGCGTGCGTATCAATGCCACCATCCCGGTCCGGCAGGATACCCGCGCTGAATTGGTCATCACGGGAATTACCGGCAACGCGGTGATCGAGTTGAGCGACGGTGGGCCAAACGTGCCATTGCTGGATCGGAAAGAGGACGAGGAACCGTTGATCCTCGCGCCACGTTCGGCGATGGCATCCCTGGTCTCCGGCGAGGGTAACAGCATGACGACACTCAACGGCATCTTGCTGCGCACGCAGGAGTTACTGTCGAAGGAGAATTTGGCTCTTGTGCACCGCAGTCTAGTGAATCTCGAACAGACTACGGGCGCGGTCGCTGACCAGAGGGCCGAGATCGCGACGTTAATCAGCAATCTGACCGAAGCAAGCAGAGAATCGACAGCTGCCGTGCGCCAAGCAAATAGCACTCTTCGCGATGCCAACCTGCTACTAAATAACGATGGTAAGCAAATCATGGTGAACACGCGTGATGCAACGGCATCCCTCGAACGCGCCGCTTTCAGGGTTGAGACGCTACTGCAAAACAATCAGGAATCGCTGAACCAAGGCATGGCCGCCACAGGCCCTGCCATGCACGAACTCCAGCAGGCGCTGGCCAATCTAAACACCGTGCTGCGCCGACTGGATCGCAATCCGGCGCAATACCTGCTCGGTGGAGAGAACATTGAGGAAACCAAGCCGTGA
- a CDS encoding ABC transporter ATP-binding protein, which translates to MSAVKEDTDNGVRHAIEVRGLDNRFGTQQVHQDLDLDVRRGEILGVVGGSGTGKSVLLRSIVGLQKPHSGVVRIGGRDLLRAQWLARARMERRFGILFQKGALYSSLTVLENVALPLIEHVGLARPLAERLARSKLGLVGLPAGAGDKYPASLSGGMVKRAALARALALDANILFLDEPTAGLDPIGAASFDQLILTLRNALGLTVFLVTHDLDTLYTICDRVAVLANQKVLINDGIEAVERFKHPWIQEYFHGPRGRAAAQATGASSQETQP; encoded by the coding sequence GTGAGCGCGGTGAAGGAAGACACCGACAACGGTGTGCGACACGCTATTGAAGTGCGCGGCCTAGACAACAGGTTTGGAACCCAGCAGGTCCATCAGGACCTGGACCTGGACGTGCGACGCGGGGAAATCCTTGGCGTGGTGGGAGGATCAGGCACCGGGAAATCCGTGCTCTTGCGTAGCATCGTCGGGCTGCAGAAGCCGCATTCGGGCGTGGTCCGTATCGGGGGGCGCGACCTACTGCGAGCCCAATGGCTTGCACGCGCGCGTATGGAGCGAAGGTTCGGCATTCTGTTCCAGAAGGGCGCGTTGTATTCATCGCTGACCGTCTTGGAGAACGTCGCTCTTCCTTTAATCGAGCATGTCGGTCTGGCGCGGCCTCTTGCCGAGCGTTTGGCAAGAAGCAAGCTGGGCTTGGTGGGGTTGCCTGCCGGAGCGGGAGACAAATATCCGGCCTCGTTGTCCGGAGGCATGGTGAAACGAGCAGCACTGGCGAGAGCCTTGGCGCTTGATGCGAACATCCTGTTTCTTGACGAACCCACCGCAGGACTGGATCCAATCGGGGCTGCATCTTTCGACCAATTGATTCTGACCCTGCGCAATGCACTGGGTCTCACGGTGTTTCTGGTAACCCACGACCTCGATACGCTGTACACCATATGCGACCGTGTCGCGGTCCTGGCGAACCAGAAGGTACTCATCAACGACGGCATCGAGGCAGTCGAGCGATTCAAGCACCCGTGGATACAGGAATACTTTCACGGCCCCCGTGGCCGTGCGGCCGCACAGGCCACTGGTGCTTCCAGCCAAGAGACGCAGCCATGA